In a genomic window of Wyeomyia smithii strain HCP4-BCI-WySm-NY-G18 chromosome 1, ASM2978416v1, whole genome shotgun sequence:
- the LOC129717861 gene encoding 26S proteasome non-ATPase regulatory subunit 6 — MPIENLEEQGLEKNPNLELSQIKFLLSLPEYNQDKPLAEKLFSAIKADNMGPWYEEVCKDLGWTTDNQLLNEMKEVNRKKLEELDAIIEDAEKNLGEMEVREANLKKSEYLCRIGDKEGAISAFRKTYDKTVSLGHRLDIVFHNIRIGLFYLDHDLITRNIEKAKTLIEEGGDWDRRNRLKVYQGAYCVAIRDFKAAANFFLDTVSTFTSYELMDYASFVRYTVYVSIISLPRNELRDKVVKGAEIQEVLHQLPDVKEYLFSLYNCHYADFFKNLSLVETVLRKDVLFHPHYRFYVREMRILAYTQLLESYRSLTLQYMANAFGVNVDYIDAELSRFIAAGRLHCKVDRVGGIVETNRPDNKNWQYQATIKQGDILLNRVQKLSRVINI, encoded by the coding sequence ATGCCTATTGAAAATCTTGAAGAACAAGGATTAGAGAAGAATCCTAATCTTGAGCTGTCGCAAATTAAGTTCTTGCTTAGTTTACCGGAATACAACCAGGATAAGCCATTAGCCGAGAAGTTGTTCTCTGCGATTAAAGCGGATAATATGGGTCCTTGGTACGAAGAAGTATGCAAAGATTTGGGTTGGACTACAGATAATCAGTTACTAAATGAAATGAAAGAAGTGAACCGCAAAAAGCTCGAGGAACTCGATGCTATCATTGAAGATGCCGAGAAGAATTTAGGTGAAATGGAAGTAAGAGAAGCCAACCTGAAAAAATCGGAATATCTATGTAGAATTGGAGATAAAGAAGGTGCTATATCTGCATTCAGGAAGACGTATGACAAAACAGTATCTCTTGGTCATCGTTTGGATATTGTTTTCCATAATATTCGCATAGGATTGTTTTATCTGGATCATGATTTGATTAcaagaaatattgaaaaagcGAAAACCCTAATCGAAGAAGGAGGAGACTGGGATCGACGAAATCGTCTTAAAGTTTATCAAGGAGCGTACTGTGTAGCAATACGTGATTTCAAGGCTGCTGCAAACTTTTTCTTGGATACAGTTAGTACGTTCACCAGCTACGAGTTAATGGATTACGCTTCTTTTGTGCGCTATACTGTTTATGTGTCAATTATTAGTTTGCCAAGAAATGAACTTCGAGATAAAGTCGTCAAAGGAGCCGAGATTCAGGAAGTTTTGCATCAACTACCCGATGTCAAAGAGTACCTATTTTCCTTGTATAACTGCCATTATGCGGACTTTTTCAAAAACCTTTCACTGGTTGAAACGGTATTGCGCAAAGATGTTCTCTTCCATCCGCATTATCGTTTCTACGTACGGGAAATGAGAATCCTAGCATATACTCAGCTTCTGGAATCATATCGTTCACTTACACTGCAGTACATGGCCAATGCATTTGGTGTCAATGTTGATTATATAGATGCAGAGCTTTCGAGATTTATTGCTGCAGGACGTTTACACTGTAAGGTGGATCGTGTAGGAGGGATCGTTGAAACCAACCGCCCAGATAATAAAAACTGGCAATACCAAGCTACGATTAAGCAAGGTGACATTCTGCTCAACCGCGTACAGAAGCTTAGTCGAGTTATTAATATataa
- the LOC129717862 gene encoding protein FAM50 homolog, translated as MAYYKGAASEGGRAMQLMKKREIAQQEIEFRKKKIEEDLKVSNIENKFATHYDAVEQQLKTSTIGLVTLDEMKQKQEDIVREREKKLAQKKEEKDREKLRALEAKQAEKDRQKRQIQALSFNPDDCEEDNSSSDIEEEVAPKKWQTEESTGSKNKKIRKNPDVDTSFLPDREREEMDNKLREELRQEWAMKQATLKDQEIMITFSYWDGSGHRKCVTMKKGNSIYQFLQKCLEMLRKEFSELKTVMADQLMYVKEDLILPHHYTFYDFIVTKARGKSGPLFNFDVKDDIRMISDATVEKEESHAGKVLLRSWYERNKHIFPASRWEPYDPTKVYDKYTIKDKCKK; from the exons ATGGCTTACTATAAAGGAGCAGCCAGTGAAGGCGGACGAGCGATGCAGCTTATGAAGAAACGTGAAATCGCTCAACAAGAGATTGAGTTCCGGAAAAAGAAAATTGAGGAGGATCTCAAGGTTAgcaatattgaaaataaattcgcCACCCACTATGACGCGGTGGAGCAACAGCTTAAGACCTCCACGATTGGTCTGGTTACACTAgatgaaatgaaacaaaaacaagaGGACATAGTCCGAGAACGTGAGAAAAAACTAGCacagaaaaaagaagaaaaggaCAGAGAAAAACTCCGTGCTTTGGAAGCTAAACAGGCAGAAAAAGATCGTCAAAAACGACAAATACAAGCATTATCATTCAATCCAGATGATTGTGAAGAAGACAATAGTAGTAGCGATATAGAGGAAGAAGTTGCACCAAAGAAATGGCAAACCGAGGAAAGTACtggttcaaaaaataaaaagattcgGAAGAATCCAGATGTAGATACTTCATTTTTGCCAGATCGCGAACGAGAAGAAATGGATAATAAATTACGCGAAGAACTACGTCAGGAATGGGCAATGAAACAGGCTACTCTCAAGGATCAGGAAATAATGATAACTTTCAGCTATTGGGACGGATCTGGACACAGAAAATGTGTAACTATGAAAAAAGGAAATTCAATTTATCAGTTTTTGCAGAAATGTCTTGAAATGCTTCGCAAAGAATTCAGCGAATTAAAAACCGTTATGGCAGATCAATTAATGTACGTAAAAGAGGACTTGATTCTGCCACATCATTATACGTTTTATGATTTCATCGTAACAAAGGCCCGCGGGAAAAGTGGCCCATTGTTTAATTTTGATGT AAAAGACGACATTCGAATGATTAGTGATGCCACAGTGGAGAAGGAAGAGTCACATGCTGGAAAAGTTCTGTTACGATCTTGGTACGAAAGAAACAAACATATATTTCCCGCATCACGATGGGAACCATACGATCCTACAAAAGTCTACGATAAATATACAATTAAAGATAAATGCAAGAAATAA